Within Gambusia affinis linkage group LG01, SWU_Gaff_1.0, whole genome shotgun sequence, the genomic segment GAGATTTGCTACGTTTTCCCCTTCTGTCTGTCCAACTACTGGTGGataaaggccactagtgccacaaaaatctttaaaaacataaagcacatgcttgtttttgttatttttatttgtatgaagAGTACGTTTAAGGGCTGTACTGACCCAACTGAAAACTTAatgctaaacaaacaaacaggaattttttttaggtcaaaCCAAATCCATTTGTATAGATGCAAAAATATGTGGAAGTAAATCTcaatttacacatttatgttGCAACACAGCAACCTGTTACAGGAAGTGAGAAAATTAgttattcagagaaaaaaagacaaggatTTCACTGCAGAAATGTTGGACCTGGGattttttgtgctttgtctATCCTACCCTGcctaaaactaaaaccaaaattGTACTTTCAACTAAACAGTTTCAGACTTTTATGCAGACAGTTATAGCAAACGTCTGTATATCCATGTTTTTCACCCTGCAATCCCCCAATCTACCACTTCACCTGATGTGAAGATCCAATTATTTCATGATTTGGTTGGAGATAATGATGGAGCAGCAGCTTTAACCATGATCATGCATATATTACCTTGTTCTTCACCATGATAGACTGGCCCAGCAGTCAAATTGCTGCAGCTTATTCATCCACACAGCCCCCACTTGATCACTGAACATGGCGCCCAGAAACTTGAAACCGTCCTCTTGAAGCAGAAGTGGGCCCTTCTCCCTCTTCTCCCTCATAGACCAGTTGAATGTTGAGTCATAGAAGCAAATGACTTAAACAAATGTTAACTTGTTTgttatgtttattaaaaatctaaataaaattacattttattgaaaattataCACATCAAAATCTTTTCATAAATAGCGATGCAAATCACCGACATACTCGTTAGCAAAAATAGCTCATAAGGCACATAGCTTTGAAATATAAGTAAAAGCCTGGAAAATGTTAACCAACGTTGAACCAAACTTTAAATTTACAGGTAGagtgttttaaatattggtCAAAGTATGATCATTTATCCTGTATCCAGTATCATAACAAACACTATGAAATAATATTCAGGTCTACGACATCTGACAGCTGCTAAATGCCAAGCCCAATGGGAGGTATTGAAATTGATGCAACAATCAATGGCCAGACCTGAAATGGCTAACTTTCTCTTAATTATCAAGtggaataatgaaaaatatgttttcctccTATCCATAAAGTACATCAGAACTAAAAAATGTGAGGACTATTCTTTtaagcacacacacaggatCTTCTTAATCCTATTAATCAGAAAAAGGCTGACAACTTTAtgatacaacaaataaaatagagacgattatgtaattttgtcattttctgtttgatttaaaactcTCACCTCAATCACAGAACCTGCAATTTTCTTTTCCCATCTTAATCATTACAGCCCTTAAATAAAACCCCACTGAATATGTGAAAATTGGAACCGTAAACTGGTATCGGCCAGACATCAAAGATATCTCCAATGTGGCTGatgaataaggaaaaaaaaccctccccCATTTGATGCGTCAGAACATTGCTACAAAGATACAACATTGTTTCTTCACCTGTCAGACATtaaaaattctgaatatttGACTGTACTTGCTACAATGTactatcaaaatatttttattttttgttgcattttaagtCCAGAGAGAAATGTATAACCAAGGAAGCAACAACAACGAAGAAGCTGGAAGAGCTTCTCTAAACGTTAAGGAATGAGCCGGGTCCAAGTGGGCTTTTGTCAATGCAGTGAGATTTcttgctcctcctcttcatcgtTGTAGTCATCAGCAGCCGAATCCTCACATTTATCTCCGTTCTGTCGAAGTAATGGCAACTGAAGCTCTGAACTTCTACTGCTGAGCTGCCGAACAGAAGGAACCTTATCTGATGGGGGTAAAAAACCACGGGTTAGACTCATTTCAGAAAGggaaaattattcatacatCTGGCAGAATTGAATTTCAAATGTACATAACCAAAGAATTTCTCTTTGATTGgaaacatttctcaaaatgtaaaacaatgtaaaaggGGCATCAGtttctgaagataaaaaaatcatttttttatttttattccattgaAAGAATGGCATGTTGCAAAATTTTCTGATCTCaataacaaatggaaaaatcttCACTGGATTACAGGAATAAAACACTTGAGGGTGTTTCCTAGTTGGACTAATGAGATCTTAATAAAACCATGACCTGAAtgaaatgtgtatatataaGCAACATCTTTAAAGCTCAGTATATTTTGTAGATGATCATCAGAATAATTTCAGACATTAAAAAtggacattaaattaaaatctaggAGATGGCATGGATCAACCTGCAGGGTTGCAGAAGGAAACATCAGACTGAACCAGCAACATGGGAGATAACGTCTTTTACATGCTTACTTTTGGAATAGTATGTTTTGAGTCCCACGTGTAAAGAAATCCCACAGAGACACACTGCGAACCCCAGCCAGTTCAGTTTGCTCATTCTGTCTCCCATCAGAGAGGCTGCCAAAAGCAGCGTACACACCTCCTACAGGAAACACCAAGCGATAAGTACAAGTGGGTTAGGATTACAGCTAGAAGACCAGAAACTACAGTAGGTCAGAAGAACAAGAGAAAACAGCAATGTTGCTGCACCTCTTGGGTTACTTTGACAGATGGATGAAGTATTAAACATTAAAGCTCCAGTCAGGAATGTTAATCCTAAAGTTACAGTATTTGGATTAAGGCCAGGTTTTAATTCAGCTAGATGACTGACAGATAAACTGTTCCAGAAAGGTTCACAGTGAACATTTCACAGTAAAGCTAACAGCTGAGCATCAACTGATGGGACTTCTTTGGAAATGCCACTGTGGAAGAAATTTCAAAGAATGCACATTGTACACAAAGTACCTTACAAGGTTCAATTCAAACACGtcagcatttttaaagtaagttttcaaacttttccaacaCCActtaggaaataaaaacaatacaaatgaactataaaagaaaaacaaacaaacaaaaaaaaaaaacgcttcaATTCACTATTACctgatatttttacatttcttcctGTTATTAATATCTTGTGGtagtatttacattttacagcagGCATGAAgttatggaagaggattagggccactgaaaaaaaaaaagattttttttttccccattggaAAAAATGGGGAATGTATGAAACCCTCTTTCATAcaagttaaactaaaatgcaactaaaTTTTACGTCTTAAAATGTCTCGCTCACACGCATACACTGTCAATCTGACTAGTCTGAGAACGTAACActaatctaataaaaacatccccaatattaataatgttgtttattgtattaaacattgttaaagaacatttaacgTATTAAGCTTATTGATCATTACACAGATCAATACGTCACTGAGCTATTGGgagtaaaaaatattcactacATTAAGACAATCCCAACAAATTATGTTAAGGTAAATGACCTTCATTAAATTGTAAACCACAATATACACAGaatgtttcaaaaaaatctaaaaaaaagcaaaaaaagtttttgctacgttttctgacatttagcaaatagaaataattttagtgaTTCTATCCAACTTAAAACAGACTGATgagaaaatacatcaaaaaggtttatttttctaaaccgTAAATAACACTTTCCAGACTTAGGCTCTTAACCAAATGTTGGACTCTACTTTATTGCAAAACTGTTCAGTTTGAATATCAGTCATTTTCAAGGATCTACACAGAAACGAAGCAAGTTCCAAACCTTGAGAACACCTAATTGaaattcacacattttcaaggatttcaagcaccctGACCTTAAAGATTCCTGATATCGACAATGTGAGGCTGGAGGTTTTGGAGACGAGGAGAAACTCAGAAAAGCCCAAGCCGAAGGCCAGCGTGCCGCCTACGCTCAGCGTCATGAGGGAATAGAGGAGTGGAGAGAGCTCCGTCACACGGAACAACTTCTCCGAATCACTCAGGCTCAGCGCTGCAGAGAGAGGACAGAAACAAGACAAAGATGGTGGACACACTGCAATTTTTATCAGATCAAGATATCTAGCTAATGGAAGGATTCTTCTTCAAGGTTGTTCTTCAAACTAtgttttcagaaagagcaaggCTCGTGGCTCAGAATATATCAAAACACTAAATtagttttcaaaagattttgaagaaataatttGTTACCACATTAGATCAATTTATACATAACATTTTATGTAGTAAGCAGCAGaatgtgttttctgaaaaaaaaaattgcattatgGTTATGCTTGAAGAAATGCCAGCCAGAATAGAcaagaaacattattttgtagataaaaaaaaaaaaaaaaagcttttgatacAATTGATCACAACATACTGCTGGAGAAGTTAAGTAAATATGGTACAAGAGGTGTTGCTTACCAATCGGTCTCCTGTTACACAGTGACAGTTCAAACAATTAAGTGAAAGAAATAGATTATTgataaaagttatatactgTAGCTTTGACTATACTCACCTTCATTGtagagaaaaaggggaaaaagtcCAAGAAACATGAGAGGCTGGAGGTGGTACATGGTATCGATGGGATTCTGAAGAcctgaaaaagaacaaaacatcaaacaagCTCAGCTGACTTTGTGTTCTTAAAATACAACAGTGACGCAGTCCACCTCCAAGCTAAACACATAATAGTTTCATACTGAAAATGACTCAAGACCGACCCAGCTCCGCTTTCTGCATGAGGACCTGAGTGAGGGTCCAGCGGATTCCCCCGATGAAGGAGGCCAACAGCACCATGATGAAGCCCTCCATGTTGAACTGAGTCGattcaaatgtaaacataaagaGTCCGCTGGAGATCAGCAGGACCACCAGGATCAGGAAGGGGTTCTGGTTAAAAATGGGAACGAAGGGGCAGAACAGACGCTGTGGTGAGATTGGAATCTCTGTGTGttggaaaagttttaatgaCATTCTCAGACTTccatttttcagtaaaaagaagattcagtttttattctgcacCAAGAGAataataaagcatttatttgatGGCCTAAGCACtaaacggcaaaaaaaaaaaacaagtaacattttgaaacagaCACTTCTTGAAGgaagaaattgtaaaattacaaaacaaaaggaggTATTTGAGGGAAAATTATTCCATCATTATGAAGATTTCTGGgaccattaaaatgttttctaatggTTTCTAACAGTCTTCCCACAGCTCACTGACAAATTTGAATGTAAGAAAACTCTAGTATTGTGGAATTTGTAAAGGATTTCCTGAAACAGGAGACTGTAGGAAAGAGCTTtatatggagctaaattaggGCCATGcaatttgttgacatttttttaaaactgagacagagatttaaacctgaaggaaaaaaaaaactacaaaagtaCTTTAGAGACAAGGTTCTTCTTTTTTCCAAGTTTCCAGCTTCTGGCTCTGTGTGGCGTGTGGGTGGGGCCTCAGATGACGTGGAATGATGACTGACAGTGCAACACTGCGGCAGGACAAAACATTCAATGCTGTTGCATCCAGAAACTGTGGGACCCAAAAATGTATGGAACTccacaggaaaataaatgaatcggaaactgaatggaaaacaaaacttgattatgaaaagtagttttgaacTTTTATCATTATGattattacagtttaaaatcttattttcattttcaaaagagtttttttttttttatttcattttcaattttgtctttttttgtttgtacaaaCTATGTGGtcccaatttagctccatactcTTTTTATTCAGGTTGGTACATTaaaaccagactgaaaacttcAGTCATCCAGTGATTTTATTCCAGAAGTCCATACATTAGTGGAACAAAATCAGCCCTAAATATC encodes:
- the slc35c2 gene encoding solute carrier family 35 member C2, with protein sequence MAWPVQFFFRGLRTVGLVLLYYVFSIGITFYNKWLMKGFHYPLFMTLVHLGVNFCLSALTRRAMQCWTGKPRIILTWKDYLRKVAPTALATALDIGLSNWSFLFITISLYTMTKSSAVLFILFFSLVFKLEEPNPFLILVVLLISSGLFMFTFESTQFNMEGFIMVLLASFIGGIRWTLTQVLMQKAELGLQNPIDTMYHLQPLMFLGLFPLFLYNEALSLSDSEKLFRVTELSPLLYSLMTLSVGGTLAFGLGFSEFLLVSKTSSLTLSISGIFKEVCTLLLAASLMGDRMSKLNWLGFAVCLCGISLHVGLKTYYSKNKVPSVRQLSSRSSELQLPLLRQNGDKCEDSAADDYNDEEEEQEISLH